The DNA region GAGCTGGACCATGATGGACGCGGTCGCACAGACGCGTAGTGGCATTCAATTCATCGAGCAGGAGAGGGCATTCGACGCGAGCCCGGATGGGCCGGAAGCCGAACTGGCCGATCGGCTGGTCGGTCGCTGGTATGTCGAACTTCCGCGGTCGTCGAAAACCGAAATCCTCCAAGTCGAGGAGCTTCTGGTCGGCACAAGTCTGATCGATTTGAATGGCGAGGCCAGGCGATTGCTACAGGCGTCATCGGCCGATGAACTGGCCGGCGCCAGCCTCGCTCGCTTCGTGGCCATGACATCGCGTCCTGCCATGGCGGAGCTTCTAGAAAAGGCCCGCGTCGGCTCGGTCGAAGTGACGCACGTATGCCTGCTGACGACCGAGGGCGCGCCAGTCGGAATTCGCCTTCTGGCCGCCCGAACGGGCGAAGGGGACGACCGCCTCGTTCTGGTGGGCAGCGAGAGTTCTCTGCCGGACGCCGCGCTCGACGAGCTGATCAAGAATGAGGAGCGCTACCGCCGGCTTTTCCAACGGATGCCGATTGCGCTTTGGCGCGTCGATCCGCGCGGCGTAAAGCCGCTTCTCGGCGATGCGAGGGATGCCGGCGTGACCGACCTGGTCGCCCATTTCAATCGTCATCCGGAACTTCTCGATCTGGCGATGGATTCCATAACCATTGCCGAGGTCAACGACCTGACGGTGCAGCTGTTCGGCGGAAGATCAGGCGTCGATTTCATTCGCCCCATCCGCAGCTACTGGACGGCGCGGCCCGATACCCTGCGCCGGGTTATCGGCGCCCGATATCGCGGTCTGCCGCAGTATACCGAGGAGACTCAGGTCTGCGGTATCGACGGGCGAGTTGTCGATGTCGTGATGTCGATGGCATTCCCGCCGCCGGATGACATCGACGGCGATTGTCTGGTCGGCATGATCGATATTACGGACCGGCGGCAGGCGGAGGCGCAACTTCGCGAGTTGCAGGACGAGTTCGCGCACGCGGCCCGTATCTCGATGCTCAGCGAACTGACGGCGTCCATTGCCCACGAACTCAGGCAGCCTCTGGCGGCGATCACGACGCATGGCGATGCGACGATGCGCTGGCTTGCGACGGAGCCACCGGCTGTCGACCGGGCCGTCAAAGGTCTGGAAGGCATCTTGAAGGCAACGGAGAGGGCGAGCGCCATCATCCAGCGCATCCACAGAATGGCGATCAACGAAGCGGCTCAGTGCACCAGCGTCGACGTCAACGCCGCGATTGCCGACACGGCGCTGTTCGTCAAACACGACCTGCAGTCCCGGCAAGTCGCGTTGGTCCTCAATCTCGAGGACGGGCTGCCGCCTGTGTTCGGCGATGAAGTGCAATTACAGCAGGTCATACATAATCTGATCAGGAACAGCGCGCAGGCCATTGCCGAGGGCCAGTGTTCGCGTCGCTGCGTCACGGTTTCGACGGCACGGCAAGGCGACCACATCGAAATCGTGGTCGAAGATACCGGACCGGGAATTCGGCCCGAGCAGGCCGGCCGGCTGTTTACGGCTTTCGAGACGACAAAGCGGGGCGGCATGGGCATCGGCCTCACCCTCTGCCGCTCGATCGTCACTTCTCACGGCGGCACAATCGAGCCGGACATGTCGTTCTGCGATGGCGCGAGATTCCGCATCGCCCTGCCGCTGCAGGTCAGCCCCTGACGTTCGGCCGAACGGCTGCGGCCGTGGAGCGACGGCACACTTGCCCGTCATCGGTCACCGGCGCGTTCCATTGCCGCGCATACGCGGACCCGCACGAAGACTACGCCCGCACTACGCGGCGCAATCTCTTGTGCGGAGCGCTGTTTCCTCGCTCGCCGGCCTGCGCCGCTTAGCCCAGAATCGGCAAGGTAACGATGTCATAGCCCGCTTGGATCTCGCGACCGAGCGTCTGATCGACGATCTCGTAGTCGAAATGCGGCGCCGGCCGGATGCCGCCCTTGGCGGCGAAGGTGCCGCAGAACATCAACGTGCCTTCGCGCAACTGGCCGCCATTCGTGTAGCGGGCGATGAGGTCTGCGGGCGCCAGCATGCCGGCGAGCGCGCCCTCCTGATACAGCACGCGCGCGCCGTTCTCGACGATGTGGGAGCGGAGCATGAGGCTGTCCCAGTGGCCGGCGACTTCGTCGAACGGCCAGAAGGTCGTAGCGATCGGCTTGTCGCACATCTGCTTCGAGACGGTGACGCCGTAGGTCTCGACCTCGCGGTCGGTGTGATCTGAGCCGACGCCCACCCACAACCGACCTGCGTGCTGCAGCAGCACATATTCGACTTCGCCGCTCGATGCGGCGCCGACCGCTTCGATTGCCGGATCCGTCGTGAGGCGGCTGGCCGAAACGCGATAGAAGATCGGCGTCGTAGCCGGACGCTTCACGCCCAGCTCTTCGAGTTCGCGGATATGCTTCTCGAGCGCCACCTGATCGCGTCCGGTCCAGCCGGCGACCACGCATTCGTCGATGGCGACGTTGCCCTGCGTGGTTCCGGCGCGGGTGACGAAAGTCAGCAAGAGCTTGCGGCTGGTCATGGTGTTACCTGCGGTCCTGTGGTGTCGGATACTTGAAGCGTGATGGATCAACCGAGCTCTTCGGCGCGGCGCAGGCTGGCGATCATCGAGATGCGCTGGAGATAGGCGCGGCGCTGGTCGCGATCGCTCATGGCTTTGTGCAAGCGGTCGCGGAAGGCTTTCTGGCCTTCTTCATCCGCCGCCTCGAGGTCGCGCTTGTTCTGGATCGTCTGGTTCTGCACGTATTCGAGCGTCACCAACCGGCGTTGCGGGTCGTAGCGTTCGATATCGCCCTCGCGGCCGTTGCTGTTCCAGTGCGCGCCGAGACGCCTCGTCAGATTGACGGCGTCGTGGATGCCGCCGTTCATGCCCATGCCGCCGAGCGGATTGTTGATGTGCGCGGCGTCGCCGACGAGAAACGTGCGGCCGAGGGCGAACTGTTTCGCCACCCTCTGGTGCACGCGGTAGAGCGTCCTGTGGCGCACCTCGTAACTGG from Pseudolabrys taiwanensis includes:
- a CDS encoding sensor histidine kinase, translating into MMDAVAQTRSGIQFIEQERAFDASPDGPEAELADRLVGRWYVELPRSSKTEILQVEELLVGTSLIDLNGEARRLLQASSADELAGASLARFVAMTSRPAMAELLEKARVGSVEVTHVCLLTTEGAPVGIRLLAARTGEGDDRLVLVGSESSLPDAALDELIKNEERYRRLFQRMPIALWRVDPRGVKPLLGDARDAGVTDLVAHFNRHPELLDLAMDSITIAEVNDLTVQLFGGRSGVDFIRPIRSYWTARPDTLRRVIGARYRGLPQYTEETQVCGIDGRVVDVVMSMAFPPPDDIDGDCLVGMIDITDRRQAEAQLRELQDEFAHAARISMLSELTASIAHELRQPLAAITTHGDATMRWLATEPPAVDRAVKGLEGILKATERASAIIQRIHRMAINEAAQCTSVDVNAAIADTALFVKHDLQSRQVALVLNLEDGLPPVFGDEVQLQQVIHNLIRNSAQAIAEGQCSRRCVTVSTARQGDHIEIVVEDTGPGIRPEQAGRLFTAFETTKRGGMGIGLTLCRSIVTSHGGTIEPDMSFCDGARFRIALPLQVSP
- a CDS encoding DUF2848 domain-containing protein, with amino-acid sequence MTSRKLLLTFVTRAGTTQGNVAIDECVVAGWTGRDQVALEKHIRELEELGVKRPATTPIFYRVSASRLTTDPAIEAVGAASSGEVEYVLLQHAGRLWVGVGSDHTDREVETYGVTVSKQMCDKPIATTFWPFDEVAGHWDSLMLRSHIVENGARVLYQEGALAGMLAPADLIARYTNGGQLREGTLMFCGTFAAKGGIRPAPHFDYEIVDQTLGREIQAGYDIVTLPILG